The Xanthomonas sp. DAR 34887 genome has a segment encoding these proteins:
- the grxD gene encoding Grx4 family monothiol glutaredoxin has protein sequence MQVMERIQADVEHHPIVLFMKGTPQYPMCGFSSRALQALLAAGADRLHTVNVLDEPEIRANLPRYSNWPTFPQLFIHGELIGGCDITMELFESGELQRIVAEAYQP, from the coding sequence ATGCAGGTGATGGAGCGCATCCAGGCCGACGTCGAACACCACCCCATCGTGTTGTTCATGAAGGGCACGCCGCAATACCCGATGTGCGGCTTTTCCAGCCGCGCGCTGCAGGCCCTGTTGGCCGCCGGCGCCGACCGGCTGCACACCGTCAACGTGCTCGACGAGCCCGAGATCCGCGCCAATCTGCCGCGTTATTCGAACTGGCCGACGTTCCCGCAGTTGTTCATCCACGGCGAACTGATCGGCGGCTGTGACATCACCATGGAGCTGTTCGAATCCGGCGAATTGCAGCGCATCGTGGCCGAGGCCTACCAGCCGTGA
- a CDS encoding YhgN family NAAT transporter: protein MTILSAALLLFLILDPLGNIPVFLSVLKPLPARRQRVVLARELLIALGVLMAFLWGGKYALEVMHLRQESVAIAGGIVLFLIGIRMIFPRPEGLMGEIPDGEPFIVPLAIPLVAGPSGMAAVMLMGSNEPTRLGEWSLALILAWLGTSALLFSGTLLYKLLGMRVLTAVERLMGMLLVAISVQMFLDGLSAYLKLPVAG, encoded by the coding sequence ATGACCATCCTGTCGGCAGCCCTGCTGCTGTTCCTGATCCTCGACCCGCTGGGCAATATCCCGGTGTTCCTCAGCGTGCTCAAGCCGCTGCCGGCCAGGCGCCAGCGGGTGGTGCTGGCGCGCGAACTGCTGATCGCGCTGGGCGTGCTGATGGCGTTCCTGTGGGGCGGCAAGTACGCGCTGGAAGTCATGCACCTGCGCCAGGAATCGGTGGCGATCGCCGGCGGCATCGTGCTGTTCCTGATCGGCATCCGCATGATCTTCCCGCGCCCGGAAGGGCTGATGGGCGAGATTCCCGACGGCGAGCCGTTCATCGTGCCGCTGGCGATTCCGCTGGTGGCCGGGCCGTCGGGCATGGCCGCGGTGATGCTGATGGGCAGCAACGAGCCCACCCGCCTGGGCGAATGGAGCCTGGCGCTGATCCTGGCGTGGCTCGGCACGTCGGCGCTGCTGTTCTCCGGCACGCTGCTGTACAAGCTGCTCGGCATGCGCGTGCTGACCGCGGTCGAGCGGCTGATGGGCATGCTGCTGGTGGCGATCTCGGTGCAGATGTTCCTGGATGGCCTCAGCGCCTATCTGAAGCTGCCGGTCGCCGGCTGA
- a CDS encoding superoxide dismutase: MAIELAPLPYDRAALAPHLSAETLDQHHGQYQRALVERLNAQIAGSEFADLPLQDLVRRSQGRLFQHAAEVWNHEFYWRGLRPRGGGEPGGEIAERIAKSFGDVARFKAEFERMALAVFGSGWVWLVQRPDATLALLTTVNAGSPLTGEDLPLLACDLWEHAYYIDYRGDRARYLEAFWKLVNWEFVAANLR; this comes from the coding sequence ATGGCCATCGAACTCGCTCCCCTGCCGTACGACCGCGCGGCGCTGGCGCCGCACCTGTCCGCCGAGACCCTGGACCAGCACCACGGCCAGTACCAACGCGCGCTGGTCGAACGGCTCAATGCGCAGATCGCCGGCAGCGAATTCGCCGACCTGCCGTTGCAGGATCTGGTGCGCCGCAGCCAGGGCCGCCTGTTCCAGCACGCGGCCGAGGTCTGGAACCACGAGTTCTACTGGCGCGGGTTGCGCCCGCGCGGCGGCGGCGAGCCGGGCGGCGAAATCGCCGAGCGCATCGCCAAGAGCTTCGGCGACGTCGCCCGCTTCAAGGCGGAGTTCGAACGCATGGCGCTGGCGGTGTTCGGTTCTGGCTGGGTCTGGCTGGTGCAGCGCCCGGACGCCACGCTGGCCTTGCTCACCACCGTCAACGCCGGCTCGCCGCTGACCGGCGAGGATCTCCCGCTGCTGGCCTGCGACCTGTGGGAGCACGCCTACTACATCGATTACCGCGGCGACCGTGCGCGCTACCTGGAAGCATTCTGGAAGCTGGTGAACTGGGAGTTCGTGGCGGCGAATCTGCGGTGA
- a CDS encoding SDR family NAD(P)-dependent oxidoreductase: protein MACAQAGATVVLLGHKPARLNRVYDAIAAVGAQPLLYPLDLLGATPDDYATLAERVQAELGRLDGLLHCAADFVGLTPFEHADPAQFARAIHVNLTAPGWLTQACLPLLKQAPDAAIVFALDDPARVGQAYWGGYGVAQHGRRGLLATLHGELAASTVRVAGLQPGPMRTALRARAYTHQEDFDAVDAAHYAAACVELLSPAGAAHRGAIWNPLA, encoded by the coding sequence ATGGCCTGCGCCCAGGCCGGCGCCACGGTGGTGTTGCTCGGGCACAAGCCGGCGCGCTTGAACCGGGTCTACGACGCGATCGCCGCCGTCGGCGCGCAGCCGCTGCTGTATCCGCTGGACCTGCTCGGCGCCACCCCGGACGACTATGCGACGCTGGCCGAGCGGGTGCAGGCAGAGCTAGGGCGGCTGGACGGACTGCTGCACTGCGCCGCCGATTTCGTCGGCCTGACCCCGTTCGAGCACGCCGACCCGGCGCAGTTCGCGCGCGCCATCCACGTCAACCTGACCGCCCCGGGCTGGCTGACCCAGGCCTGCCTGCCGCTGCTGAAACAGGCCCCGGATGCGGCGATCGTGTTCGCGCTCGACGACCCGGCGCGCGTCGGCCAGGCCTACTGGGGGGGCTACGGCGTGGCCCAGCATGGCCGCCGCGGCCTGCTGGCGACCCTGCACGGCGAACTGGCCGCCTCGACGGTGCGCGTGGCCGGGTTGCAGCCCGGACCGATGCGCACCGCGCTGCGCGCACGCGCCTACACCCACCAGGAAGACTTCGACGCGGTCGATGCGGCGCACTACGCCGCCGCCTGCGTGGAACTGCTGTCGCCCGCCGGCGCCGCGCATCGCGGCGCGATCTGGAATCCCCTGGCATGA